Within the Halichoerus grypus chromosome 2, mHalGry1.hap1.1, whole genome shotgun sequence genome, the region GAGCCtatttttatccctgtgactcTGGAGTCGTTTTTGGAACCCAGCGAGGCGCATGGGGCTGTGCCGGGCCTCCCGGCAGCGGACGGCAGGCTGGGGGGCGAAGGGCCCGGCCCCGCGCTGCACAGATCCCCGTCTGAAACCCCCGCCGCCCAGGCGAGGCTAGAGGAGCTCACTCACCGATGGTGCGACTGGGCATGCTGGCCAGGACGCGGAGCGTGGCTGCACTGTGCACAAGGGCATCCTCGGGCCCCGGCAGGGCGCGCTGTCCGCAGCCTAGGAAGCAGAAAGACCCGTCCGGGCGTCCCGGAGACGCGGCTGGCCAGCCAtctccccccccatccccaccccaggcctgcagTGGGCAGGGAAGGCTCCGCGCCCCGCCCACAGCATCGGGGCACCGGGCCCCGTGCCGGGAGGGCTCACCTGAGGTCTGCGGGCCTCCAGCCCCCGGCTCCCTCTGCTGCAGCTCCAGCCCCTCCTCAGCCACCCACTGGCTCTGCTCCTGGATGAGCTGGTGGAAGGAGTCATGGACTTCGCTCTCATCATAGGGGCTGGGCTCCTGGCTGCTGGGATGAGAGGGGGGCGGGAGCTCAGGATTCGGCggacccagccctgccccagcaggGACCCCTTCCATAGGCCCTGGGCCAGGTGGCCTCTCccaggaagggggcgggggggggaggggaacgtCTCTGCCCTccggcccccccagccccagcgcaCTTACCTGTGGTCCTCTGGGGTCTCGGGAACACTGAGGACAAAGTTCAGCGGCTGGGCCATGTCTGTGACCCACGCCCAGCCGGTCTGCAAACCTAGAGCAGCTCAGAGCCCCGGCGCAGCCTCGGAGGCCTCCCGCTGCCCATCTGATGAGACAGGGAGTGGTGCACCAAGGCTGGCCCTCAGTGCCTGGTGCCCCGCCAGACTACCCACTCCCTGGGGGCCGTGGGAGGTGCCCACTGCCTAGGCCGCCtgagcccctgcctgcccccatcCACTGCCAAACACGTGATCAGGTTAGTGACCCCAAATAAGCCTCATGCCAGAATGGACCGAGGGGGAGTCCCTTCCACTGCTTGAGGGAGAGCGGAAGGAAGAGGGGGGTTCTGAGCAGTCCCCATCGGTTTCCTCTATGGCGTCAGTCcctgggaagggggaagggggtgggtgtCTGTGGGCACAGCCCCAGGTATCCACCGCCCTCCTGGTGAAAAAGTTCAGGGCAGCTCCCAGACCTTCCTGTGCCGGCCCTGTAACCCCAGAGCACTTCCTCTCACAGGAAGCCCCTCCCACGGCTAGCCCCCCCCACGTGGGGGGGCTCCTCCAGCGCGCCCCCACCCAATGCTGCTGGCCCTCACCTCCCCAAACAGGGATCACTGCCCTCCacactgggctgggctggggcgcTGCAAGGTCACCAGTTCTCAGGAGACCAACTCCCCTACATTCCATCACCCCAGGGGCGGGCCAGGGCAgctggctgggggaagggagcctgGGCGTTAAACAGGCCGCCTTTGTGCAGCCTTTGTCCAGGCAGAGGGCTCTGCCATCGCCTGGGACAACTGGAACCAGGGCAGCCTTGTCTGGGCTCTTCACCCTGTGGGAGTGGCCCGGGGCCCAGCCCTGCGTCTGCCCTGTCTTCCGTCTTCCTCCACCCTGTTGTCCCCCCGGGGGGATCTCAGCATTCAGAAAAGTTGGCTCTGCTCAAGGGGGCCTCCTGGGGCAAGGCCAGGATGCCCAGTGTCGTCACTTAGGGGCATGCAGGACGTCCAGTCTCTGAACCCAGGCCCCACACCATccaagccccttcccctccctccagcaggggcggggggaaggggggaccAGCAGAGAGATGATGGGTCGGCTGAATCGGGAAAACAGCTGGAGGTGAAGCTGATGATGTGCCCCCCAATCCTGTCCCTAGAGCTAGAATCCCTTCCTCCGCAGACCCTCAAGCCTCTCCCACACACCcctttggggggcggggggaggtagtggggaggtgggagctgTTCAGAGGCTTGGAATCCGGCAGCCTGCCTAGGGGTAGGGGCTCACCTGGGCTCACCCAGGCAGCCTACGACTTCTGCCCAGCTGACACGCAGCGCCCGGACAGCCGACCCCAGGCCGGGGCAGGTCCGGCAGAGTTTCCGGGGCACACCATTCCTGAGCCCCGagccaggtggggaggggcagggtggggcgcGTCTCCAGGAACCCCACCCCGGCCGGCAGCGAGTCCTCTGGGAGCCGCAGCTGCCCGGGAAGGGCCGCAGCCCAGCCGCGGAGCCCAGGGGCGGCAGCAAGTCCGGGCGCCCCTCGACCCCTCTCCGCGCCAGCCTCCCGCTCCCCCGCCCCGGGCCAGTGGTACCGGCCCGCGCGACCCGGCCGGGCCCCGGGGCGTCAGCACTGCCCTCTCCGCTGGGCGGCCGGCCGGGAGGCGTCAGGCCTTTGGCGCGGGAACTCCCCGCCCCGTGGCCCCGGGGGCCCCAGGGAACGGGGAGCGGGTGAGGCGGCCGCCGCAGGGGAAGCGGCTGGGCTGGGGGGACCCGGGCACCGCCCCCAAGCCCAGGGCCGCGGCTCCGCCCGGACCGGCACCCCGATCCCCGCCGCTTACCTGGGAGGcgcgggggaggaggggccctGCGCGCCCGCCAGCCGCTCACCTGTCCCCGGAACCGCGGTCCGGGCTCCACCACCTGGGGGCAGGGGCGCGGGGTCAGGGGGAGGGAGTGACGGGGCGAGGGCCCAGGGGGCGACCTGGGACCGCCGCGGGACTGACGGGGCCCGAGGGAGCTGCGCCGCCCAGCCCCCGCCCACGTGGTGGCGGGCCTCCGGCGTCACGTGACCCGGCGCGCCCCGCGCCCTCGGGCGACCGTGCCCTCTTCCTGCCGACTTCCGACCCCGTCGCCACCTCACCCCGCCGTCTGAGCTGGGTGCGGGCGGCCGAGCGTCTGGGTCTACTCCAGTCTCAGTCTGAGTCCAGTGTGTCagtgggactcagtttccccaagtTTCAAATGGGGACAATAATTCCCCACCCGCCCATTTCCCAGGGCAATTATCAAAATAACCCGCAGCTGCAAAGCCCCACTGATACAGGGCCTTTCGACACTGGATTGGGTAACCCTTTCCTCCACACAACCTCCTGCTGACGAACGACTTCCCAAGCAGGCTCAGGACCCGGGTTATCACCCCCCTCTGGTCCGGGCGTGGTTTCTGTCACCACTCAGACCACAGTTCTGGCGCACTTCCTGTGTGctaggtggggaggaggggcaagccCCAGGAAAGCCTGACACTGTGACTGTCCCCTCTGCTGGTTTCTTAGTTACTCCCATAAGCCAGGGAGGGGGACACCTACTCCCTGcttcacagatgagcaaacaggTGGTGACGTTCATCAGCCCCTTGGGGTGTCCTCTGCCAGGGCGTGAGTCTGGTCCACCCCGGAGCTCCACGAGAAACCTGACTTTGAGAAAGTCTGGCAGGTCAGAGGGGAGGCTCCCAGGGATTGGAATGAGAATGGGCGGGATTTGGACAGTGGTGGGGGGGACCGTCCAGGTGGGGGGAAGCCTTGAGAGGCAGGCAGGGTGGagggcagaaaggaaggagagagcccTCCTGGAGGGGAGAACAGGTGGGCAAAGCCAGAATTCCCAAATGAAAAGATGTCATGCAAGTGGTAAAGGGGTCTGCAGACCTGAAGTTGGACAAAGTTGGAGGGGTCAGCGTTGGGGCTCTTTTTGCAGCTGTCAGTGGGGTCCTCAGATGGGTTACTTCGGGCTGGATCTTGGCACAAGGCACCTCCGCATGAAGACGGGGCCTGCCCAGCCCTTGCCTCTCCCCACACTGACGCCCCTCCCTGCACACCCTGCTCCAGCCACGTGGTACTCGCATGACCCTGGCCCAACTTGCAGGTCACCTCCTgtgggaagccttcctggattgAACCCTGTTGGAGCCCTTGCCACTTCCGGTTGACATATTCTTTTGCTGGTCTGTtcaccctgcccccactctctgAGCCCACTGTGTGTTGGGCAGCAGCACCCAGCTTGGAGCCTGGCATAGAGGAGGGGCTTGGAAAATGAGGGGATCcaggcagggatgcagagaagcTACCAGAACTCAGCTGGATGGACTGGGCCCTgaaggaggtggagagggagcaAGGAGGACAGGGGATCCCAGGAGAGAGAAACGGCCAAGATGGCTCTGAGACATCTTGCCTAGCAGGAACGAATGGCAAGGATTCCTGAGCCCTCACTGTAGGCCAGGCTCTAAGGCCCTGAAGTGCCAGTGACCCAGGCGGGAAGTTGAGGATTAACGCCAAAGGCTTCTGGAAACTGAGCAGCCCGAAGTGATGGGGCCCACCCATTCTGTCACTATCTCGCTCTCCCCCGAGGACAATCTGTCTCGGGCAGATAAGCGGCCAGGCCCCAGCTCGGGCTCCCCAGGCGTAAAGGGACCGGCCGGGGCGAGCACGCAGGAGCGGCGGGGAGGGACGGGcgggacaccccccacccccacctcctaccCCCGGCCGACCCCGACCCCGTGggccccacctgcctgcctgccccgaGCGCCGCAGGAAGTGGGGGCCCCAGTGAAAGCGAAGGAAGCTGTCGAGGTGGGGGCGAGAAGTGCAGGGGGGAGGAGATGGCGGGAGAGCTGGGGTTCCTGTCATGTGACCCCTCCCCCGGCTCCCTCACAGTCCCGCCCGGCGTGGCGGGAGCCGGTCCAACGAGGGGGCTCCTCCGGGGACTTGGTCCCTTGTCCCCAGGTGAGCTGGGtgcagagtggggggaggaggcagagcacGAGGGGGTGAAAGAGAGAACCGAGGGGGTGGGGCTGCTGAGGGATGGGGGTTATGGCCGCCGCGCTAGGGTCCCCTCCCCAAGTCTGGGGGCTGTAGCCACGCCTCCTCATCTGCGGTTccccggggggcggggcagacCCAGTCCTGGGGGCTGGACCCCAGGTTGCAGGCGCAAGGGGGTCCCAGCACATCCAAATCCCGCAGGATATGGATTCTAGAAACTGTCAGGGTTTGGGACAGGGGCCTGTTCCCACTGGGAGAAGTAGCACAGGGAGAAGAGCTGGAATTGTCTTGCCGAGGGGTGACCCCGAAGGCCTTGGCCACAGGCAGCAGGTGTGACTGGGGTGCAGCAGCTTTGGACCCCATCGCACTTATCTGTGGCCACACCTGGCTTTGTCTTTGTCTGGGACAGTCCCATCTTTCCATGCCCTTTGGACCTTTCTCCCCATTGacaaacagggaaactgaggcctctgGCAGTGTGTTGCTTTGAGATGTGGACAGGGACCCAGTCCAGATCTGCTCCAACtgaattctctctcttcatctctggCTGTGCCAGGGCCAAGAGCCTGAAGCTCACCCAGCAGGCACCCCACGTCCCTTCTAGGAGGTGGGGGATTGTAGCCCAGcgcccccaaccccaaccccatgGCAGAGATGCTGAGGCAGTGGTCAGTGCAGTCCGGCCAGGCCCTCGTGGAGCCAGAACCTGAGCCAGGGGTCGAGGAGCTATGGGAGCAGGAGATGGAGCGGCTGTGGTCCTCCCAGGCCCTGGTGCGGGAGCTGCCCTATGCCATGGTGGACAAGCGCCTCATCCGGTGGGTTCCCCAGGGCGGGACACGGTGGGGGCCagatggtgggggtgggtggagcaCCGACAGGATGCACCTGTTGGATGCGGGTGGAAGTCACCCGCAGTGGGAAGGCTCCTCTGGCCCTTGGCATTGCTCTGCCTGGCCTGGTGGGCACAGTGGGTGACTCAAGGCCGCCCCCGTCACCACCCCATCCCAGGCAGCTGCGGGAGCCCGAGGGGGTGAAGACCTCTTGTGGGCAGCGATGGCGGAGCAGGCGGCAGACTGCGGGACGGCGCCTAGGGGAGGCGGCGCAGCGGCTGGCCCGGGGCTTTGGGCTCTGGGAAGGGGCTCTCTACGAGATCGGGGGTAGGACCCGCACCCCCacgtcccccctcccctctctggagtCTCAATGTCCGGTTTAGAAACCCGAGGCCACCATCCCGCTTGCCATTGTCCCTTCCGCCCCCACCAAacaacccccccaccaccaaacaaCGCCCCCCATCCTTTCACGCCCCCCTTTGGCCCAGAGCCGGGGCGCAAAACTAGGCAGATGACAGCACCCCCTGGTGGCTCTCAGAGGTACTGCTAGGGGAGCCTCCAGGACTCGGCCGTTGATCCGAGGTCCAGGCAGGCCTGGTCACCCCCACCCTGCTAGGTTGGTCGCCCTCGGATTCTCAGCTGCGCCCCTGGCTTGGTGCGGCTCTGAAGGACCTGCTGCTCTCCTCATAGGCCTCTTTGGCACCGGAATCCAGTCCTACTTCACCTTCCTTCGCTTCCTGCTGCTGCTCAACCTTCTCACCCTGCTTCTCACTGCCGGCTTCGTCCTGCTGCCCCTGGTCTGGCTCCGCCCCCCCGACACAGGCCCCTCCCTTAACTTCAGTGAGTGCCCAGCCCACCAAGGGAATAAAGTCCTGGAGCGCCCACCTGCACCCTGAGGACCCTGAGGGGCTGGTCCAGGGCTCAGAATGTTGGGACAGCCCTGACCCTCTGTGTCCCAATCCTGGGCATCGTCCTGCTTGGGTCCACCCCGGGTACTCTCCCTGACCGTGCCTTGTGCATGCCTGACACCTCTTCAGGGCCCTGCTCAGACCGCcccaggatgggggggggggtgctatgGAGTAGATAGGGACAGAGCCTCACCAATGCCTTGGGGTCCCTTCCCTACTGGTCCCCTCTCCCTCCCGACAGCCCTCCAGTGCCCTGGTAGCCTCCAGCCCCAGACTGGTGTTCCCAGATTCCACAATCAACTTTGGAATGTTTTAACCGGCAGGGTAAGTGGGCTCCGTCTTGGCTCTGCACCAGGAGGGCTGGAGGACCTGGAGAACTGGCCCCAGGGGACCGCAGTCTCAGAGGACCCCCATCCCTCCAAAGACATTTTGGCTTCGAGGGGAACAGTTTTACATAAACAGGCTGGCGGGGACAGTGATGGGGTCAGAGAGAGGTTGAGGCCAGTATGCACAGCCCAGGGCCATGGTCATCTGTGCATGGCCCTCAGGACCCAGCTGGGGTGGAGGTGCAAAGGACAGAGGGGAAAAGTGTCGGGGCCTGTGGGATAAGCAAGCACCACCCCACCCTCATCTCTGGAAGCCACTGAGTGGTTGCCATGCAAACTCCTGTATTCCAGTCCTGTCTCTTCCTCAAAGCTGTgcggccttgggcaagttgctaaCTGCTCTGGGACTGTGACATGGggatgctctccctccctccctgatgAGGATTCTGTGAGAGTTAGAGAGTGAAGACATGGGAAGCACTTAGCACACAGCCCGCATGACCCGGTTATCATCGTCCACATCCCCAGGCCTTCACCAGCACCTACCTCTTCTATGGCGCCTACCGGGCGGGGCCCGAGAGCAGCTCGGCGTACAGCATCCGCCTGGCCTACCTCCTGAGCCCCCTCgcctgcctgctgctctgcttcTCTGGGATTCTGCAGCGGTGAGAGCGGAGCGCCTGGTCACCCCTCCCTTGGCGTGGCACCCCCAAAGTAGCAGGAGGGCCCTGGCCTCTGTTCAGGCAGGCTCATCGGTGGTTTCAGGGCCTGGACGGTGTGTCCCCAGCTGCAGGGCTCAGGGACACCGCCCCTGTACCCCCACTCCTGACCCAAGCCTGCACCCGGGGCCGTCAGGGGCTTCCCACCCCAGACCGGAGCCAAggcggaggcccctcccccatgGGCCCCGACCTCCTGCTCCCTCCAGGATGGTGAAGGGGCTGCCACAGAGGCTGTTTCTGGGCCAAGACTACAAGTCGCCCGTCAGTGTCAAAGTGTTCTCCTCCTGGGACTTCTGTATTCGGGGACAGGAAGCAGCCACCATCAAGAAGCATGAGATCAGCAACGAGTTCAAGGTGTGTGCGAGGGTCCGGTGTGTGCACGTGGCTGCGTGGACGAGCGTGTGTGACCATGCGTGTGAGTGGGTGTGGTTTGGGAGCGTGCGTGCACCTGCCCCACCAGCCTTGCCTGGATCCTGGCAGCCCGTCTCCCCACGAACACTGACCTGGACCTGACCGCCCCCTACCCCCCCTCCACGCAGCACCCTGCCGGCCAGGGCCGGCCCTGACCGTCTGCGTCCCCACCCCCGTGACAGGTGGAGCTGGAGGAAAGGCGTCGGCTCCTGCTGGTGCAGCAGGAGACCCGGACCCAGAGGGCCTGCCACCTGCTCACCTACCTGCGGGTCAATGTCCTCATCGGGCTCCTGGTGGCTGGAGCCATCAGTGCCATCTTCTGGGCCACCAAGTACTCGCAGGACAACAAGGAGGTGCCAGGCCATGGACATGCATTCATTTAATCCTGGCCAGAACTCTGGCAGGAGACAGGATGGTCCCACTTGGCAGATGAgcaagctgaggctcagagaggttgacgcaatttgcctaaggtcacgaCCGGCCAGACCGCCTCTACCTGTGATATCCCCCAACCGCCATGCTGCCTCTGGAATAGTCCGTGGGCTTCCTGATGGCAGGCCTGCACCAGGGGGACACTTGAGGGGGCTATAGGGGATGGGGGTGCTGCTGGgggccctccagcccctgggTACCCCCTTACCTGCTTTTCCCCTACAGGAGTCCCTGTTTGTGCTGCTCCAGTACCTGCCCCCTGGGGTCATCGCCCTGGTCAACTTTCTGGGGCCCCTgctctttgttttcctcatcCAGCTGGAGAACTACCCTCCCAACACGGAGGTCAACCTCGCCCTCATCTGGTGAGTGCCACCATTGGGGGTGACGGGTGGGACAGCGTGTGGAGGGTCGGGTAAGGAGGGTGCTGTGTCCTGCTGTCCATCTGGGCCATTACCAGGTACCAGGGCGCCTGAGCAAGGGAGGGCATGCAGGAACTTCCAGAAAACACCATCTCAGGAGCCTCCATCTAAGGTTTTCCGGTACCTTCCATCCAAAGCCAGCCAGCAGCCCGCACCATACACCAGCCATTCAGAGGGGCCAGTGACCAAACAGCCAGAGGGGGTTGGGAGCCAGCTCCGCACACAGGGAAACCAGGAGTATGGGAGGCACCCAGCTCCCATACGCCCCAAGGGTTTACAGCCCTTGACAACTTTCACGTGACCTGTGAAGTGGGGACCATCCTcagccccatttgacagatgaggaaactgaggctcttaGGGGTCAAGTGCCTCAGCCAAAGGCAAGCTCACTATGCCTGCTGGATGTGTGTTCACGTGCaagccctcctccagccccaagCTCTGCTCTGCCCCTCTCAGGACCGGGATCCTGCCTTGGACCCGAAGCCCCTCTCTGAGCTCCCCCGCCCCCGTGAaccccagctctgcttttctgtctGCCACGCCCCCCCCCACTTGGCTGTCTGCTTTCCCTTCTGCTTCCCTAGTGCAGAAGCTGTTGGAGCCCATTCAGCTTTCCTGCAAGGTTGACTGTGGTTTGAAGCTTTATTTTGGGAGCAGATAGTAACACATGCACATGGTAAAAAGTTCAAAATGCTCCAAAggatgaaagatttaaaaaatcaatgccCTCCCACCACTTTGCCTCCCAGGCTCCCTCAACAGAAGACCCACTGTTCCCAGGCAGACTTCTGTTGCCTGTCATCACTGAAAGTCCACACTTAGATATAATGGGCATGTGACGGTTTGGGGGTAAGCCATCCTACCTGTGTGGTCCAGTGCTGCATTATTTAGTGGTGATGCTCGTGTGTGTGACGCATGAGATGGTGTAAGTGGGCTAGGGCGTTCATAGGCAGGAGATGAAAGATCTCCCCTGCTATAAGAATATGAAAGGCCCATATGTGCCTGCAAAACTCCAAACTGAGTGGGCGGGGGAGGGTAGCTGGACTCCACAGTGTTTGccaaactgatttaaaaaacagaaccctTCTCTCGTGAATCATCTGGAGACCAAGATTCTGtggaacacactttgggaaagaTAGCCACGGACAGAGCAGGTTGGAAGGAGGCTGGGCTCTGGATTTAGAGGGGGCTGGACCCAGAAGAGACATGATCTCAGAGAGAGCTCGGCCACACATGTAACCTGGGTGGAATGTGCCCACGCACCTGAGCCCCTCCCCCTGACACTGTCCTGCCCCCCAGGTGCGTCGTGCTGAAACTGGCCAGCCTGGGAatgttctccttctctctgggccagACCGTGCTGTGCCTTGGCATGAACAAGACCAGCTGTGTGTCCTACGGCTACAACGCCTGTGATTACCAGGTGGCTGGTGGCTCCATCAAAGCCTGTCCCTCCTGTCCCTCTCCAGTCTCACCTTTGCGCGAGAGCAGCACACCTCCAGGGGGCGCCGTTCACAGCACATGATGCGCTCGCTGTGGGGTTTCCCTGCTCAGATCTCACCCCGGAAGCCCGGGTTCTAACTTAGCAATCATATCAGGTCCAGGCCAGGCTCCTACACCACAGAGGCCCCCAGTGGGTGGGTAAGGGGCGGCTGGGGACTGGGGGTgacaggtgcccccccccccgctccagTGCTGGGAGAACGCGGTTGGGGAAGAGCTGTACAAGCTGAGCATCTTCAACTTCCTTCTCACGGTGGCCTTTGCCTTCTTTGTCAGCCTGCCTAGGAGGTGAGACATGGGGCCCCCCCACGGTGGGGAGAACGGGGCTTGTCTGGGGGTGGCCGCTGGCCACGGCCAAGGGTGAGCAGTTCTTCCCACGTGTCTctgtgtgagtgagtgtggggTGGTCAGTGGTCGTGACTGATGTGGGTGCCGGGACACTCCCCGCCCCCAGGCTGCTGGTGGAGCGGTTCTCGGGCCCGTTCTGGGCCTGGCTGGACCGGGAAGAATTCCTGGTGCCCAAGAATGTCCTGGACATTGTGGCGGGGCAGACCATCACCTGGATGGGCCTCTTCTACTgccccctgctgcccctgctcaACAGCATCTTCATCTTCCTCACCTTCTACATCAAGAAGGTGAGCGCTCACGGGCGTGGAGTCCCCATCAGCCAGGCAGGTCTCACGTCCTGCTTCTGCCCGCCCCCTCAGTGTCACTTCCCTGGGCCTCGGGCTCCTTGGCATCTGCGAACTGGCTAATGACCACCATGTGCCGTTTGCCCCCAGTACACCCTCATGAGGAACTCCAAGGCCTCTCCTCGGCGATTCCGCGCCTCCAGCTCCACCTTCTTCTTCCAGCTGGTGCTCATCCTGGGCCTGCTCCTGGCCGTCATACCCCTGGGCTATGTGGTCAGCAGGTGAGGGCCGCAGAGGCGCCTGCAGCTGGTGGGCAGGGAGCTCCTCACCCGGAGCCCTGACACCAGCCCGGTTCTGGCTGTCTCTACCCAGCATCCACTCCTCCTGGGACTGTGGCCTCTTCACCAACTACTCGGCCCCCTGGCAGGTGGTCCCAGAGCTGGTGGCCCTCCGGCTCCCGCCCCCTGGCCAGCGCGTCCTCCACTACCTCGGCTCCCACGCCTTCAGCTTCCCCTTCCTCATCCTGCTCAGGTGCCTCTCAGGGCAGCATGGGCCAAGGGAGGGCACACCTGGGAGGGGGTCCTTCCTTCGATGGGCACCCCCAGGCAGTCTCATGGGATCTCATGGGGGCCAGACAAGGACAGGCAGGAGGCAGGGTCCCAGAGGACGGAGCATGGGCCCAAAGACAGGTAGCCCTGGGTGGCGCCCTCAGCATGTCACCTGTAAAGTAGGTACTATATATGATCAAGGGGGAAACACAGTGCCTCCTGCAGACACACTGAAAACCTgtcctggggaggagaggggctgccCGCGGAGCAAGGAGAGGAGAGATAAAGGGGTCTGCAGAGAGAAGAACCCCGGGAggcatttttaagaaactgaggtggggagagagaaaggagggggaggTGCCTGCCATCCAGGGATGACTGACCTTGGATCCCTGTCTGTCCAAAGCCTTGTCCTGACGGTTTGCGTCTCCCAGTCCCAGGCCAATGCGAGGGCCATCCAGGGGCTCCGGAAGCAGCTGGTGTGGGTGAGTGTccgctgggctggggaggggccagaCCTCGCCCAGTGTGGCCTCAGGCTGGGAGCCACGTGACGGGAGTATGGCCTTAGGCTTGGGACAGGGTCTGTAGTTGATAGGAAGCTACAGCGGGAGCATCACCCGCATCAGCTAGCGGCAGAGCTGACATTCGACCTCCGGCTCTAGGTGGCGGGCGTGGGCAGGCCCCTGGTGGGGGCGTGGTCTCGGACCGGGCGGGGGCGGAACCCTGACGGGGCGTGGCCTATTCTGGGGGCGGGACTCTTGTGGGAGGGGCGTGGTCTTTGGCTTAGCTGGGGCGGGACCTGAGGGCCGACTGGAGGCGGAACCGTGGCGGGGCGTGGTCTCGTTGTGGGGCGTGGCCTCTGGTTGGGGGCGCGGCTTGTGCTGGGCGGGGCCTCGGGCGGGGCCTCGGGCGGGGGCCTGGCAGGGGACCCGGAACGGCGGACC harbors:
- the TMC8 gene encoding transmembrane channel-like protein 8 isoform X3, with protein sequence MAEMLRQWSVQSGQALVEPEPEPGVEELWEQEMERLWSSQALVRELPYAMVDKRLIRQLREPEGVKTSCGQRWRSRRQTAGRRLGEAAQRLARGFGLWEGALYEIGALQCPGSLQPQTGVPRFHNQLWNVLTGRAFTSTYLFYGAYRAGPESSSAYSIRLAYLLSPLACLLLCFSGILQRMVKGLPQRLFLGQDYKSPVSVKVFSSWDFCIRGQEAATIKKHEISNEFKVELEERRRLLLVQQETRTQRACHLLTYLRVNVLIGLLVAGAISAIFWATKYSQDNKEESLFVLLQYLPPGVIALVNFLGPLLFVFLIQLENYPPNTEVNLALIWCVVLKLASLGMFSFSLGQTVLCLGMNKTSCVSYGYNACDYQCWENAVGEELYKLSIFNFLLTVAFAFFVSLPRRLLVERFSGPFWAWLDREEFLVPKNVLDIVAGQTITWMGLFYCPLLPLLNSIFIFLTFYIKKYTLMRNSKASPRRFRASSSTFFFQLVLILGLLLAVIPLGYVVSSIHSSWDCGLFTNYSAPWQVVPELVALRLPPPGQRVLHYLGSHAFSFPFLILLSLVLTVCVSQSQANARAIQGLRKQLVWQVQEKWHLVEDLSRLLPEPGSGGSVGPESPHSRASRPRSFCPGFPCPGSPGPRAPRPGPCLEDPARPGGAPVPAPRFRFPSGSEL
- the TMC8 gene encoding transmembrane channel-like protein 8 isoform X1, with amino-acid sequence MAEMLRQWSVQSGQALVEPEPEPGVEELWEQEMERLWSSQALVRELPYAMVDKRLIRQLREPEGVKTSCGQRWRSRRQTAGRRLGEAAQRLARGFGLWEGALYEIGGLFGTGIQSYFTFLRFLLLLNLLTLLLTAGFVLLPLVWLRPPDTGPSLNFTLQCPGSLQPQTGVPRFHNQLWNVLTGRAFTSTYLFYGAYRAGPESSSAYSIRLAYLLSPLACLLLCFSGILQRMVKGLPQRLFLGQDYKSPVSVKVFSSWDFCIRGQEAATIKKHEISNEFKVELEERRRLLLVQQETRTQRACHLLTYLRVNVLIGLLVAGAISAIFWATKYSQDNKEESLFVLLQYLPPGVIALVNFLGPLLFVFLIQLENYPPNTEVNLALIWCVVLKLASLGMFSFSLGQTVLCLGMNKTSCVSYGYNACDYQCWENAVGEELYKLSIFNFLLTVAFAFFVSLPRRLLVERFSGPFWAWLDREEFLVPKNVLDIVAGQTITWMGLFYCPLLPLLNSIFIFLTFYIKKYTLMRNSKASPRRFRASSSTFFFQLVLILGLLLAVIPLGYVVSSIHSSWDCGLFTNYSAPWQVVPELVALRLPPPGQRVLHYLGSHAFSFPFLILLSLVLTVCVSQSQANARAIQGLRKQLVWQVQEKWHLVEDLSRLLPEPGSGGSVGPESPHSRASRPRSFCPGFPCPGSPGPRAPRPGPCLEDPARPGGAPVPAPRFRFPSGSEL
- the TMC8 gene encoding transmembrane channel-like protein 8 isoform X2 is translated as MAEMLRQWSVQSGQALVEPEPEPGVEELWEQEMERLWSSQALVRELPYAMVDKRLIRQLREPEGVKTSCGQRWRSRRQTAGRRLGEAAQRLARGFGLWEGALYEIGGLFGTGIQSYFTFLRFLLLLNLLTLLLTAGFVLLPLVWLRPPDTGPSLNFTLQCPGSLQPQTGVPRFHNQLWNVLTGRAFTSTYLFYGAYRAGPESSSAYSIRLAYLLSPLACLLLCFSGILQRMVKGLPQRLFLGQDYKSPVSVKVFSSWDFCIRGQEAATIKKHEISNEFKVELEERRRLLLVQQETRTQRACHLLTYLRVNVLIGLLVAGAISAIFWATKYSQDNKEESLFVLLQYLPPGVIALVNFLGPLLFVFLIQLENYPPNTEVNLALIWCVVLKLASLGMFSFSLGQTVLCLGMNKTSCVSYGYNACDYQCWENAVGEELYKLSIFNFLLTVAFAFFVSLPRRLLVERFSGPFWAWLDREEFLVPKNVLDIVAGQTITWMGLFYCPLLPLLNSIFIFLTFYIKKLVLILGLLLAVIPLGYVVSSIHSSWDCGLFTNYSAPWQVVPELVALRLPPPGQRVLHYLGSHAFSFPFLILLSLVLTVCVSQSQANARAIQGLRKQLVWQVQEKWHLVEDLSRLLPEPGSGGSVGPESPHSRASRPRSFCPGFPCPGSPGPRAPRPGPCLEDPARPGGAPVPAPRFRFPSGSEL